One window of Trifolium pratense cultivar HEN17-A07 linkage group LG5, ARS_RC_1.1, whole genome shotgun sequence genomic DNA carries:
- the LOC123884259 gene encoding malate dehydrogenase, cytoplasmic-like isoform X2 — protein MNIEMFALEIMDNTVLKKSVLVLLCTFLFWKIVRYMCDLLKVDKEPVKVLVTGAAGQIGYALVPMIARGMMLGPNQPVILHMLDIEPGLEALKGVKMELIDGAFPLLRGVVATTDVVEACKDVNIAVMLGGSPRKEGMERKDVMSKNVSIYKAQASALEEHAASDCKVLVVANPANTNALILKEFAPSIPEKNITCLTRLDHNRALGQISEKLNVHVSDVKNVIIWGNHSSTQYPDVNHATVATSNGHKPVRELVADDNWLNSEFIATVQQRGGAIIKARKLSSALSAASAACDHIHDWVLGTPKI, from the exons ATGAACATAGAAATGTTTGCTTTGGAAATTATGGACAATACGGTCCTTAAAAAATCTGTTCTTGTTTTACTttgtacttttttattttggaagaTCGTTAGGTACATGTGTGATCTTCTCAAAGTTGATAAGGAACCAGTCAAAGTATTGGTCACTGGTGCTGCAG GACAAATTGGTTATGCTCTTGTTCCAATGATTGCAAGAGGGATGATGCTAGGTCCAAATCAACCTGTAATTCTTCATATGCTTGATATTGAACCAGGATTAGAGGCCCTTAAAGGGGTGAAGATGGAACTCATTGATGGTGCTTTCCCACTTCTTAGag GCGTCGTTGCTACTACGGATGTTGTTGAAGCTTGCAAGGATGTTAACATAGCTGTTATGCTTGGTGGATCCCCAAGGAAGGAAGGAATGGAAAGAAAAGATGTAATGTCTAAGAATGTTTCAATTTACAAGGCTCAAGCTTCAGCATTGGAGGAGCATGCTGCTTCAGATTGTAAA GTGCTAGTGGTTGCCAATCCAGCAAACACAAATGCTCTAATATTGAAAGAATTTGCTCCATCAATCCCTGAGAAAAATATAACATGTCTTACTAGACTTGATCACAATAGAGCACTAGGCCAAATCTCTGAGAAACTAAATGTTCATGTTAGTGATGTGAAAAATGTCATCATTTGGGGTAATCACTCCTCAACTCAATATCCTGACGTTAACCATGCAACCGTGGCAACAAGTAATGGACACAAGCCTGTTAGAGAATTAGTTGCTGATGATAATTG GCTAAATAGTGAGTTCATCGCAACTGTTCAGCAGCGTGGGGGTGCAATTATCAAAGCAAGGAAGCTGTCTAGTGCATTATCAGCAGCAAGTGCTGCTTGTGATCATATACATGATTGGGTTCTAGGTACACCAAAG ATTTGA
- the LOC123884259 gene encoding malate dehydrogenase, cytoplasmic-like isoform X1: protein MNIEMFALEIMDNTVLKKSVLVLLCTFLFWKIVRYMCDLLKVDKEPVKVLVTGAAGQIGYALVPMIARGMMLGPNQPVILHMLDIEPGLEALKGVKMELIDGAFPLLRGVVATTDVVEACKDVNIAVMLGGSPRKEGMERKDVMSKNVSIYKAQASALEEHAASDCKVLVVANPANTNALILKEFAPSIPEKNITCLTRLDHNRALGQISEKLNVHVSDVKNVIIWGNHSSTQYPDVNHATVATSNGHKPVRELVADDNWLNSEFIATVQQRGGAIIKARKLSSALSAASAACDHIHDWVLGTPKGRWVSMGVYCDGSYGIQSGLIYSFPVTCDKGEWNIVQGLKIDELSREKLDKTAQELIEEKTLAYSCL, encoded by the exons ATGAACATAGAAATGTTTGCTTTGGAAATTATGGACAATACGGTCCTTAAAAAATCTGTTCTTGTTTTACTttgtacttttttattttggaagaTCGTTAGGTACATGTGTGATCTTCTCAAAGTTGATAAGGAACCAGTCAAAGTATTGGTCACTGGTGCTGCAG GACAAATTGGTTATGCTCTTGTTCCAATGATTGCAAGAGGGATGATGCTAGGTCCAAATCAACCTGTAATTCTTCATATGCTTGATATTGAACCAGGATTAGAGGCCCTTAAAGGGGTGAAGATGGAACTCATTGATGGTGCTTTCCCACTTCTTAGag GCGTCGTTGCTACTACGGATGTTGTTGAAGCTTGCAAGGATGTTAACATAGCTGTTATGCTTGGTGGATCCCCAAGGAAGGAAGGAATGGAAAGAAAAGATGTAATGTCTAAGAATGTTTCAATTTACAAGGCTCAAGCTTCAGCATTGGAGGAGCATGCTGCTTCAGATTGTAAA GTGCTAGTGGTTGCCAATCCAGCAAACACAAATGCTCTAATATTGAAAGAATTTGCTCCATCAATCCCTGAGAAAAATATAACATGTCTTACTAGACTTGATCACAATAGAGCACTAGGCCAAATCTCTGAGAAACTAAATGTTCATGTTAGTGATGTGAAAAATGTCATCATTTGGGGTAATCACTCCTCAACTCAATATCCTGACGTTAACCATGCAACCGTGGCAACAAGTAATGGACACAAGCCTGTTAGAGAATTAGTTGCTGATGATAATTG GCTAAATAGTGAGTTCATCGCAACTGTTCAGCAGCGTGGGGGTGCAATTATCAAAGCAAGGAAGCTGTCTAGTGCATTATCAGCAGCAAGTGCTGCTTGTGATCATATACATGATTGGGTTCTAGGTACACCAAAG GGAAGATGGGTATCCATGGGAGTGTATTGTGATGGGTCTTATGGTATTCAATCTGGCCTCATTTACTCTTTTCCTGTTACATGTGACAAAGGAGAATGGAATATTGTACAAG GGCTGAAGATAGATGAATTGTCAAGGGAAAAGTTGGATAAAACGGCCCAAGAACTGATTGAGGAGAAAACATTGGCTTACTCATGCCTTTAA
- the LOC123884260 gene encoding transcription factor SRM1-like gives MHQKTIDMAAAAARTLWPTQWTREDNKLFEKALITVPKHSSNRWEEIAGHVPDKSAAQVKDHYEDLVHDILEIESGRVELPNYPDDLDVNSGSRMSRHGDNEKQKKRKGKPWTEEEHKSFLSGLKKYKKGEWKLISRHYVKTRSPTQVASHAQKYFLRKNEANKHKERKRSSIHDITLEDSNSAPTPIDQNCVLPPGVGSLHQSEGMYYFPSNSMQDQMGSQMHY, from the exons ATGCATCAGAAGACAATTGACATGGCTGCCGCCGCTGCCAGAACACTATGGCCAACTCAGTGGACTCGTGAAGACAACAAGCTTTTCGAGAAAGCTCTAATTACTGTGCCGAAGCATTCATCTAACCGGTGGGAGGAAATTGCCGGACACGTTCCCGATAAGTCAGCAGCACAAGTGAAGGATCACTACGAGGATTTGGTCCATGATATTTTGGAAATTGAATCGGGTCGGGTTGAACTTCCAAACTATCCTGATGACCTGGATGTGAATAGTGGCAGTAGAATGTCTAGACATGGTGATAACGAGAAGCAGAAGAAGAGGAAAGGAAAACCATGGACCGAAGAAGAACATAA GTCGTTTCTTTCTGGGCTTAAGAAATACAAAAAAGGGGAATGGAAACTCATTTCAAGACACTATGTTAAGACAAGATCACCAACACAAGTAGCAAGTCATGCTCAAAAGTACTTTCTTCGCAAGAATGAAGCGAATAAACATAAAGAGAGGAAAAGATCAAGCATTCATGACATTACATTGGAAGATAGTAACTCAGCTCCAACGCCTATTGATCAGAATTGTGTTCTGCCTCCCGGTGTTGGTTCATTGCACCAGTCTGAAGGAATGTATTATTTTCCCTCCAACAGTATGCAAGATCAAATGGGTTCACAAATGCATTATTAG
- the LOC123884258 gene encoding 3-hydroxyisobutyryl-CoA hydrolase-like protein 1, mitochondrial isoform X2: MAMQCRRRAVWRWLLQQQSRSSSSSVVDVQQQQQEQVLVKGNGYSRFALLNRPSALNAINTSMAARLHQLYKNWEDNHDIGFVMLKGSSPRAFAAGGDIVALYRFIKHGNLEACKQFFRTIYSFIYLIATYLKPHVALLNGITMGGGAGISIPGTFRVATDKTVFATPEVLIGFHPDAVASFYLSRLPGHLGEYLALTGEKLNGVEMVACGLATHYSLLAKLPLIEEQLGKLVTDDPSVIEATLEQYGDLVHPDSSSVLQRLEIVDKCFCHDTVEEIVDAVEVVASETKDAWCISTLNRLKEASPLSLKVSLRSIREGRFQTLDQCLLREYRMTLQAISKQISGDFCEGVRARVVDKDMAPKWDPPTLEKVSQDMVDQYFLPLTEFEPDLELPTKSREAFL, from the exons ATGGCGATGCAATGTAGAAGAAGGGCAGTGTGGCGGTGGCTGTTACAACAACAAAGCCGATCTTCCTCATCCTCCGTCGTCGAtgttcaacaacaacaacaagaacaggTTTTGGTTAAAGGAAATGGATACTCCAGATTCGCTCTTCTCAATAGACCCTCCGCTCTCAATGCCATCAACACCTCCATG GCGGCAAGACTGCATCAACTTTATAAAAATTGGGAGGATAACCATGATATAGGCTTTGTCATGCTCAAG GGCAGTTCCCCCCGGGCATTCGCAGCTGGTGGAGATATTGTCGCGCTTTACCGTTTTATCAAACATG GGAACTTGGAAGCCTGCAAACAATTTTTTAGAACAATATATAGTTTTATATACCTCATAGCTACTTATTTGAAGCCACAT GTAGCTCTTCTCAATGGCATTACCATGGGTGGTGGGGCAGGAATTTCAATCCCTGGTACATTCCGAGTTGCAACAGACAAAACT GTTTTTGCTACCCCTGAAGTTCTTATTGGATTCCATCctgatgctgtagcatcttttTACCTTTCACGTCTACCTGGTCACTTAG GAGAGTACTTGGCTTTGACAGGGGAAAAGCTCAATGGAGTAGAGATGGTTGCCTGTGGGCTTGCAACACACTATTCGCTACTTGCA AAGCTTCCACTAATCGAAGAACAGCTGGGGAAATTGGTTACCGATGACCCGTCTGTCATAGAAGCCACTTTAGAACAGTATGGTGATCTCGTACACCCAGACAGTAGTAGTGTTCTACAAAG gctTGAAATTGTAGATAAATGCTTTTGCCATGACACAGTTGAAGAGATTGTTGATGCAGTG GAAGTTGTGGCAAGTGAAACAAAAGATGCATGGTGCATTTCTACCCTAAATAGACTTAAAGAAGCTTCTCCGTTGAGCTTGAAGGTTTCTTTGAGATCT ATACGAGAAGGTAGATTTCAGACCCTTGACCAGTGCTTGTTGCGTGAGTACCGAATGACTTTACAAGCAATATCTAAACAGATATCTGGTGACTTCTGTGAG GGAGTGAGGGCACGTGTTGTGGACAAGGACATGGCACCAAAG TGGGATCCTCCAACTTTGGAAAAGGTGTCTCAAGATATGGTGGATCAGTACTTCTTACCTCTAACGGAATTTGAACCTGATTTAGAGCTGCCCACAAAATCCCGAGAAGCATTTTTGTAG
- the LOC123884258 gene encoding 3-hydroxyisobutyryl-CoA hydrolase-like protein 1, mitochondrial isoform X1 has product MAMQCRRRAVWRWLLQQQSRSSSSSVVDVQQQQQEQVLVKGNGYSRFALLNRPSALNAINTSMIFQAARLHQLYKNWEDNHDIGFVMLKGSSPRAFAAGGDIVALYRFIKHGNLEACKQFFRTIYSFIYLIATYLKPHVALLNGITMGGGAGISIPGTFRVATDKTVFATPEVLIGFHPDAVASFYLSRLPGHLGEYLALTGEKLNGVEMVACGLATHYSLLAKLPLIEEQLGKLVTDDPSVIEATLEQYGDLVHPDSSSVLQRLEIVDKCFCHDTVEEIVDAVEVVASETKDAWCISTLNRLKEASPLSLKVSLRSIREGRFQTLDQCLLREYRMTLQAISKQISGDFCEGVRARVVDKDMAPKWDPPTLEKVSQDMVDQYFLPLTEFEPDLELPTKSREAFL; this is encoded by the exons ATGGCGATGCAATGTAGAAGAAGGGCAGTGTGGCGGTGGCTGTTACAACAACAAAGCCGATCTTCCTCATCCTCCGTCGTCGAtgttcaacaacaacaacaagaacaggTTTTGGTTAAAGGAAATGGATACTCCAGATTCGCTCTTCTCAATAGACCCTCCGCTCTCAATGCCATCAACACCTCCATG ATCTTTCAGGCGGCAAGACTGCATCAACTTTATAAAAATTGGGAGGATAACCATGATATAGGCTTTGTCATGCTCAAG GGCAGTTCCCCCCGGGCATTCGCAGCTGGTGGAGATATTGTCGCGCTTTACCGTTTTATCAAACATG GGAACTTGGAAGCCTGCAAACAATTTTTTAGAACAATATATAGTTTTATATACCTCATAGCTACTTATTTGAAGCCACAT GTAGCTCTTCTCAATGGCATTACCATGGGTGGTGGGGCAGGAATTTCAATCCCTGGTACATTCCGAGTTGCAACAGACAAAACT GTTTTTGCTACCCCTGAAGTTCTTATTGGATTCCATCctgatgctgtagcatcttttTACCTTTCACGTCTACCTGGTCACTTAG GAGAGTACTTGGCTTTGACAGGGGAAAAGCTCAATGGAGTAGAGATGGTTGCCTGTGGGCTTGCAACACACTATTCGCTACTTGCA AAGCTTCCACTAATCGAAGAACAGCTGGGGAAATTGGTTACCGATGACCCGTCTGTCATAGAAGCCACTTTAGAACAGTATGGTGATCTCGTACACCCAGACAGTAGTAGTGTTCTACAAAG gctTGAAATTGTAGATAAATGCTTTTGCCATGACACAGTTGAAGAGATTGTTGATGCAGTG GAAGTTGTGGCAAGTGAAACAAAAGATGCATGGTGCATTTCTACCCTAAATAGACTTAAAGAAGCTTCTCCGTTGAGCTTGAAGGTTTCTTTGAGATCT ATACGAGAAGGTAGATTTCAGACCCTTGACCAGTGCTTGTTGCGTGAGTACCGAATGACTTTACAAGCAATATCTAAACAGATATCTGGTGACTTCTGTGAG GGAGTGAGGGCACGTGTTGTGGACAAGGACATGGCACCAAAG TGGGATCCTCCAACTTTGGAAAAGGTGTCTCAAGATATGGTGGATCAGTACTTCTTACCTCTAACGGAATTTGAACCTGATTTAGAGCTGCCCACAAAATCCCGAGAAGCATTTTTGTAG
- the LOC123886963 gene encoding 3-ketoacyl-CoA synthase 5-like: MEATSKLNHVSILTLLSIHLLLKLSHFLWLSIIPLATSFEAILLLQNYEPMFHFLLLCCILLSFILKHFLLKPLPIYLIDFSCLKPPNYCRVPFSTFIENASLFECFDNESISFMEKVLHSSGLSEQTCLPPSLHYIPPKTHYSESIKELHMVIFPIMEDLFAKTKISPFDIDILILNCSGFCPSPSLTSIVINKFAMRSDIKSYNVSGMGCSASALCIDLAQNLLRVHKNSNAIVLSTEVLSNGWYSGKEKSKLLINCLFRMGSAAILLSNKKEARKNAKYLLLRTLRTLRAFDDKAYFCAIREEDSDGKLGVTLKRDIIDVTGETLRSNISILGSKILPISEKFRHVVSVIKKRFMFMKCEGIYVPDFKTVIQHFCLPCPGKGVIREVGKGLRLGERDIEASLMTLHRFGNQSSSSLWYELAYLEAKEKVKKGDNILQLGIGSGTKCCSVVLKCIRPILGEYEKGPWGDCIHQYPILASTA; the protein is encoded by the coding sequence ATGGAAGCTACTTCCAAGCTAAATCATGTCTCCATCTTGactctcttatcaattcatctCCTTTTAAAACTCTCACATTTCCTATGGCTTTCTATCATCCCACTAGCAACATCTTTTGAAGCTATCTTACTTCTTCAAAACTACGAACCAATGTTCCATTTTCTTCTCTTATGTTGTATCCTTCTTTCTTTCATTCTAAAGCACTTCCTCTTAAAACCCTTACCTATTTACCTCATTGATTTCTCATGTCTTAAACCACCAAACTATTGTAGGGTACCTTTCTCAACATTCATTGAAAATGCTTCTTTGTTTGAATGTTTTGACAATGAAAGCATTTCTTTCATGGAAAAAGTCCTTCATTCTTCAGGCCTAAGTGAACAAACTTGTTTACCTCCTTCACTACACTACATTCCACCAAAAACCCATTATTCAGAATCCATCAAAGAACTTCACATGGTAATTTTCCCTATCATGGAGGATCtttttgcaaaaacaaaaatttcaccTTTTGATATAGACATACTTATCTTAAACTGTAGTGGCTTTTGTCCTTCACCATCTTTAACTTCCATTGTTATTAACAAATTTGCTATGAGAAGTGACATTAAGTCCTATAATGTTTCTGGTATGGGGTGTAGTGCTAGTGCTCTTTGTATTGATTTAGCTCAAAATCTTCTAAGAGTTCACAAAAACTCTAATGCTATTGTATTAAGCACTGAGGTTTTATCAAATGGTTGGTATTCTGGTAAAGAAAAATCAAAGTTGCTAATTAACTGTCTCTTTAGGATGGGAAGTGCTGCAATTCTTCTCTCAAACAAAAAAGAAGCAAgaaaaaatgcaaaatatttgttacttAGGACACTTAGAACACTAAGAGCTTTTGATGATAAAGCTTATTTTTGTGCTATAAGGGAAGAAGATTCAGATGGAAAACTTGGTGTGACACTGAAGAGAGATATAATTGATGTTACTGGTGAAACACTTAgatcaaatatttcaattttgggTTCGAAAATATTACCGATTTCTGAGAAATTTAGGCATGTTGTTTCTGTGATAAAAAAGaggtttatgtttatgaaatgTGAGGGAATTTATGTGCCTGATTTTAAGACTGTGATACAACATTTTTGTTTGCCATGTCCAGGGAAGGGAGTGATAAGAGAAGTTGGAAAAGGGTTGAGACTTGGTGAGAGAGATATTGAAGCTTCTCTGATGACATTGCATAGGTTTGGAAATcaatcttcttcatcattgtgGTATGAACTTGCTTACTTGGAAGCCAAGGAAAAAGTGAAGAAAGGGGATAACATTTTGCAACTTGGAATTGGAAGTGGTACTAAGTGTTGTAGTGTTGTTTTGAAGTGTATTAGGCCAATACTTGGTGAGTATGAGAAGGGACCATGGGGTGATTGCATTCATCAATATCCAATATTAGCTAGTACTGCATGA
- the LOC123886964 gene encoding uncharacterized protein LOC123886964: MHAREEKMFHTVLYPDKPQIEIPATFKKIWYKKLKTHEHAWLVHPDGEKTLVHLNLYKFDSYLSSGIIVSQNLNVKEPTEIVLEYEEADNRFKVTVIKNEKDDILKTIPNAGAAAEKSNAQAITQSTFNSAIINPHLLDFNFHGAYKWEKKVTKANACRKKNQPLYVPRDGVRHSLQHKEFIVVQCAHCQILVKCKISPATRDDNNTEKYITTGWNDFVKHKKPKVDDKMEFELNQAGTVLRVKFVNNDTNN, translated from the exons ATGCATGCAAGAGAAGAGAAGATGTTTCATACGGTGCTTTATCCAGATAAG CCTCAGATTGAAATACCTGCTACTTTCAAGAAAATATGGTATAAAAAGCTGAAAACACATGAACATGCATGGCTGGTACATCCAGATGGAGAAAAAACTTTGGTTCATTTGAATCTCTACAAGTTTGACTCATATCTGTCCTCGGGAATAATCGTATCACAGAATTTGAACGTTAAAGAACCAACTGAAATAGTTTTGGAATATGAAGAAGCTGATAATAGATTTAAAGTAACAGttatcaaaaatgaaaaagatgatATCTTGAAGACCATACCAAATGCTGGTGCTGCTGCAGAAAAGTCCAATGCTCAAGCAATAACACAATCAACCTTTAACTCTGCGATAATTAATCCACATTTGCtggatttcaattttcatggtgCTTACAAGTGGGAAAAGAAAGTCACAAAAGCAAATGCATGCCgaaaaaaaaaccaacctttg TATGTTCCAAGAGATGGAGTTCGACACTCCCTTCAACATAAAGAATTCATTGTTGTGCAATGTGCACACTGTCAAATTTTGGTTAAGTGCAAGATTTCTCCCGCTACTAGAGATGACAACAACACTGAGAAATACATTACCACCGGATGGAATGACTTTGTTAAGCATAAGAAACCAAAAGTTGATGACAAAATGGAGTTTGAATTGAATCAGGCTGGAACTGTTCTGCGTGTCAAATTTGTTAACAATGACACAAATAACTAA